CAAAAACCAAAACCAAATGTGTAACAATCTTTTTGGCAGAAGTTTTAATATCGCTCATGTGTAATCTGTTATTTTATTACTTCAACGTATAAAGGTATGATTAATTTGCTTTGCAACATCAATTCTTTAACTACATAGCAAACAATCAGCCAGTTTTTTAAAAAACAATACCGGGATCAGCAAAAAAGGATCCCGGTATTTAAAAGAATCATCAATAAATTATCATCAATATAGGATCAGTTTTCTGGTCTCAGTTATGGACTGACTGGTAATTTTCACTACAAATAAACCTTTAGAGAAATTCTCAGCACTAAAAGTGTAAGTTTGGTTCAACGTATTTGGGTAATCCATATCGTGTACCAATGCACCCGTAGCGGAAATAATCTGAATATTCACTGTTTCAAATCTTGGCAGATTGAAGACAATGTTGAAAAGACCATTGGCAGGATTTGGGTAAATAATGGTATTACCAAGACCAGGATCTACCGGTTCAGGATTAGCAGACAAGAACAGTTCTACGTTGTTCAGATAGACAGGGTCATTATCCCCATCACTTCCTTCAAGTACGAAAGCTACCCTTACCATGGCCCTGTTTCTTCCGGCAAATGCAGTAAGATTGACATAATCTCTTCTATATTCGGAAGGATTGTTAGGATTGACCTGACCATTTGGCACAGTTACAAGTTCATTTCCTGATTTGCTATAAACCTGTTGGTAGGTAACACCGCCATCGGTACTAGCCAAGACCTTGAGTGTAGTGGTAGGAGATATTGATGCTGCGGCCCTGTCAAAGAACAATGCGGCCTGACTACTGGAAGTGAGGTCAAATATGGGTGAGCCAAGCCAATAGGAGTTGTTTACAGCTCCAGATTGAAGCCTAACCACATTTTGAGAGATACCCGTCTGTAGTGGTGATAATTCCCAGGCGGTTCCATTGGATTGAGGGTTCAAACTCACCCAGGGACTCAGGCTAAAGATATTATTGAAATTCTGTCTCCAGGGTGAGCGGATCAATTCATTGTTTGTAATAAAAAATCTGTCCAAACTTATTTCTGGCCTAGGGTTTTGATCAAAATTAGGAAATTCCAATCGATAGCTCAGTCTATTGGTCCCATCTATGGTTGAGGATCTCGGCAAATTGATCAAGGTACTATCCCCAGGCAGTAAGTTCTGACCTCTGGCCAGGAAAGACTGAAGAGGAGCACTATTGGTACTTCTTCTGAAAACAAATCCTGAAATTGCCAGATTTCCGGTATTGACCAACAAAATAGACTCTTGGTCATGGCTTCCGTTAGAAATAGGTGTCGGCTTGAGCAGTTCAGTCATTTTTAGATCATACCTAAAAATCTCCTGAGGGAATATTTCAATATCTTTAAGATAAATATTGTTTCCAAAACCATTTCTGGTAATAAATGCCAACCTGATGGAACCAAATTCAGCAAATTGGGAAAGATTGACAATCTCCCTACGGAATTGTTCCTCCCTTGTAGGAATGAATTCATTCAATGTTGGTTCTGAGGTCTGCAGGAACACCCTGTCCTTGTTGTAAGGAGCACTTACTATTTCAAAAGTATTGCCACAGTCTGTGGAAATGGCGACATAAAGAAAATCCCCAAAACCTTGAATATTATAGGGAGCATAGGCCATCTTAAAAGAAAGCTGGGCGTTGGGAAATGTACTGAGGTTAATCTGGGGAGAGATCAAGAAATCAAGCTGCCCATTTGCATCATATTCATAATGCTGCATGCGAATGACTTCTTGCGGGGTACCGTTGAGGCTCAAGGTCACTTTTTCCCAAGTCAGACCGTTGTCTGGATTATTCACTACCCATTCATTACCAAATGATTCCATTCTGAAGGCGTAGGGAAGCGTTAACGCTGACTGAAGAACAGGGTTTGAACTTGCGGAGTTATTGTTGGGATTACCATCGGTAGTCTGATTGACTCCGAGAATATTAACCTCAAAGATATTGTTGGAACTGTTTAGAGTGATAGGATTAAATCCAACAATTTGTGAATCTCCAGTTTCCAGATCTAAGGTTACATTCAGGTTTTGAAGCAACACACCATTGTTTTTGATTTCAAGTATAGCAGAGGTGATGCGGTTACTTCCTGCATTGAAAACTTGAACTTCAGGCACAATCACTGCATCACAGATAAAATCCTGGGGGCTGATCAATCTTTCAATTCCGAGGTCATTTGGTACTAAAACAGGCTCTATAGTTGCCCGGTTATTGACCAAAGAAGCACGTCGGGGGCTATTTGCCAAAACCACCTGCATTCTTTCCGTTTGACCTATGGTAAACAAATTCATGCAGATATCTGTGGTATAATCCATATAATTTTCCACCATATCTCTTGAGCCGCAGGTTACTCTAGGGGTGCTTCTACAAATGGTATTTGGGCCGTCCTGGTTTGGGGTGTCATCTACAAAGTCATCGGCACTACAGTCCCCATCGCCCCAAATATGTCTTAGGCCCAAGAAGTGGCCCACTTCATGGGTAAGGGTTCTACCCCGAGAACCTGACACCGCGGATCCTCCCTGTCCAAAATACCGGTAATCAACGGTAACCCCATCAGTTTCCCTGGCCGTAGCAGGAAAACTTAGTCCAGGTAGGTTAGAAACGGGGAAACTTGCATAGCCGATAAATGGAGGTACCAAAGGAACAACCCAAATATTCAGGTATTCCTCAGGTGGCCAGAGAGCAAGTTGGCCTATTAAACCGGCGTCATTAGGGTCATAGGTATTTTTAGGTCCCAGTACCCTGTTGATTCCATCGGTGGGAAGCCCTCGAGGATCCTGTTTGGCTAGTACAAATTCAATTTGCGTATCTGCTGCAACTGACTGAAACTCTAAAGGTGTCAGGGTGACATCTGGGTTTGTTCTCCTGAAATCCTCATTTAGTGATCTTATCTGGGATTCTATTTGTGATTGAGGAATGTTGGCTCCTACCCCAATCGGAGTACCTGTATGGATTACATGGACTACAACAGGGATAACTTTAACCTCTTCCTGTAGTCTAAATTGCGAAGGCGTTTTGGTCCTGAATTCTTTTACTTTCCCTTGCATCCAGGATTCAAAGTATTCTTTGCTTCCATAAATGCCCAACTGTTCTTCCTGTAACTTCTCTAAATGGGTAGCTGCACATTGTTCATCATGAATGTGCTGGAAATTCTTTCCAAAGAAATTTTGTGAAAAAGTACCTGAAAATGATAAAAGGAAGAGAAGGGATAATAATAGGCCTATCCTTGTTGGGAAAGTAAAATTTCTCATGGTAAATACTTTATACTACAGCAACATTCACTGCCTCGACCTTTATGATTTCCGGCACATCTCTTTTGATAGCTTCTTCTACTCCCGCCTTTAAGGTCATTGTGGACATAGGACAGGAACTACAGGTGCCTGTCAGCTCCAATTTTAAAACCATCTCAGAGGTTACTTCGACTATTTTCACATTTCCACCGTCAGCTTCTAAATATGGTCTGATGCTGTTCAATGCTTTTTCAATTCTCTCAATTAACTCCGTATTCATTCTTTTTTTTCAAATATTTACCTGAACCACTTCTGTTTTGCTCATTGCAGCATTTCTTATGGCCACTTGTCTCGCGACATTTTCAGCCAATAATGAAAATGCATCCTGGGTTATTCCAGATTTTAAAACTGCTGGATATCCCGTGTCTCCACTTTCTCTGATACTTTGCACAATCGGAATTTCACCCAAAAACGGAACTCCAAATTTTTCAGCCAAGCGTTGACCTCCTTCTTTACCAAACAGATAATATTTATTATTTGGCAATTCCTCCGGAGTAAAATAAGCCATATTTTCCACAACACCTAAAACAGGCACATTAATTTGAGGCTGCTTGAACATACTCAATCCTTTGGTGGCATCTGCAAGAGCAACCTTCTGAGGAGTGGTAACAATCACAGCACCTGTGACAGGCACGGTTTGAACCATGGTCAAATGAATATCGGAAGTTCCCGGAGGTAAATCAATCAATAAATAATCCAGTTCACCCCAGTTCACATCTCCTATAAACTGTTTAAGCGCAGAGCTTGCCATTGGTCCTCTCCAAACCACCGCGGCATCTGCTGGGGTAAGGAACCCAATGGACATCAATTTTACCCCATATTGCTCTATCGGCTCTATTACGTTTTTGCCATCTATCTGTCTGACGGCCGGCTGCTCACCTTCCACATTGAACATTGTCGGTATGGAAGGGCCGGAGATGTCAGCATCTATGAGTCCAACTTTAGCACCTGATTTAGCCAAAGCTACAGCCAAATTGCTGGAAGTAGTGGATTTTCCAACGCCTCCTTTCCCTGATGCTATGGCGATGATGTTTTTAACCTTCGGCAATAAAGGCGCGTTGTCCCTCGCTGTGGTCACATTGGAAGTCATAAAAATATCAAGTTCCAAATCTGAACCCAAATCTTCCTCCAATGCTTCAATACAGTTGTTTTTGATTACCTCTTTCAAGGGACAGGCAGGAGTTGTGAGGACAACTTTGAAACTGATTTTGTTCCCTTCAATTTGAAGCCCTTGGATCATTCCCAAAGTCACCAAATCTTTTTTCAGATCCGGATCGTCTACTCGGGAAAGGGCTTTTAATACTGCTTCTTTACTAATTGACATATCGCTACTTTATTGCCCGCAATTTACTTTATAAATGTTCTAAATAAAAAGGCCTTTTTAAAGATAATAGTTTCCCAAAAATTACAAACTTGCTTTACCTGGAAATAGTTTCGGAAATCCTACTTACTGAAAAATGATGCAATACTTTTTATCTTTGGAAATTGAAGGAATTGAATATGGCAATAAGCAGAGCAACTACAGAGAAAGTAAGAGATAGGGCAGATATAGAAGAAGTAGTAAATGATTATGTGCCTCTGAAGAAAAAAGGCCAAAATTTATGGGCATGCTGTCCTTTTCACAATGAAAAATCTCCCTCATTCTCCGTGTCACCTGCAAAGCAAATTTATAAATGTTTTGGATGCGGAAAGGCAGGTGATCCTATACAGTTTGTGATGGATATTGAGGGGATTGGTTTCAATGAAGCGATTCGGCAGCTGGCTCAGAAATACGGAATAGAAATAGAAGAAGAAAAAAATGCCAGCCCCGAAGAATTACAGGCTTTTAATGAAAGGGAGAGTTTATACATCGTTCTGAATTTTGCGAAGGAATTTTTCAAAAAAAATCTCGATACTGAAGAAGGAAGGTCAGTTGGTCTAAGCTATTTCAAAGAAAGGGGATTTGATAGACAAACAATAGAAAAGTTTGATTTGGGATATGCTTTGGATGGATGGGACCATTTCCTACACGCAGCAAAGAAAGCAGGCCATTCGGAAGAATTATTGTTGAAAGCAGGTTTGATTCTTCAAAAAGAAGGTGATGCTTCCCGTTTTTACGATAGGTTCAGGGGTAGGGTAACTTTTACCATTCATAATCTTTCCGGAAAGGCCATTGGATTTGGGGCCAGGATCCTAACCCAAGATAAAAAACAGCCAAAATACATCAATTCTCCTGAAACTGAGGTTTATCACAAGAGTGATATCCTGTACGGGATTTTTCAGGCCAAAAAGTCTATTAGGGAAAAGGACAATTGTTATTTGGTAGAAGGGTATACAGATGTAATTTCCATGCATCTGGCGGGAATAGAGAATGTGGTGGCATCCTCTGGAACTTCTCTTACTGAAAACCAGATCAAACTGATCAAAAGGTTTACAGACAACATTACTGTCCTGTATGACGGTGATGCTGCAGGTATCCGCGCCTCTCTAAGGGGTATAGACATGATTTTGGAAGGAGGGCTCAATGTAAAAGCCGTAGTCTTTCCTGATGGCGAAGACCCTGACAGTTATGCCAGGAAAGTTGGCTCCACGGCCTTCCAAAACTATCTTGAAAATAATGCCCAGGATTTTATTTCCTTCAAAATAGGTCTTTATGCAGAAGAAGCTGCCAAAGATCCGATCAAACAGGCCGAATTGATCAAACAGGTGGTGGCTAGTATTGCTAAAATTCCCGATCCGATCATCCGGACAGTCTACATCCAACAGTCAGCGTGCTTGTTGCACATGGATGAGGAGATCATACAGGCCGAGCTCAATAAACTGTTTTTAAAAGAACAAAAGGATCAATTTTTCAAGGAGCAGAGGGAACAGAAAGCCTCCTTTGTAGAAGATTTACTGCCCACCAAAGAAGAACCTACATCCCATTCCCATTTGATCGAGTTGCAGGAAAGGGAAATGTTAAGGTTATTGGTGAATTATGGTTTTGAGATGGTTTCTGATGAACTTCATGTCTGCCAATATTTGCTTCAGGAAACCGAGGATTTGAATTTTCATACTCCAGTATATGAGAAAATTCTTGGGATTTACAAGGAGGCTCTTTCAGAGGGAATTCTTCCGCAGCCGGAATATTTTCTTCAGCATCAGGATTCGGAAGTCAAAAAGGAAGTTATCAATTTGATTACCAGAAAATATGAACTGTCGAGTCTCTGGGAAAGCAGGTATCAGATTTTCACACATCATGAGGCTGATGACCTGGCCAAGACTGTCTATGACAGTATTCTCCATTTGAAAAAAAGAGTGATCAAAAAAATGCTGGAAGAGGCCAAGGTCAAAATAAAAGAAGCTGAACAGGAAAAAGCCGATGAAAGCATTATTACGGAAAGGCTGGCTATTTTCATGGAACTAAAAAAATTTCAGGTTGAAATAGACAAGCAGCTTGGGATTGTGATCAGTTTTTAAGCCAAACTTTCATCTGTTTTTTACTGTTTTACTCAATAAAGGATGTAATTTTACCTCGACTAAACCCAAGTATTAAAATAAAATGTCAAATGAAATTAAGTTGGATCCCATTGAGGATGCCATTGAAGCCATAAAAAACGGAGAGGTAATTATCGTTGTAGACGATGAGGACCGTGAAAATGAGGGAGATTTTATCTGTGCTGCAGAGAAGGTCACTCCTGAAATCATCAACTTTATGGCAACGCACGGTCGAGGTCTGATTTGTGCTCCGCTTATTGAAGACCGATGTGAAAAATTGGGTTTGGAGCTGATGGTAGGTCAAAATACTGCTGCCTATGAAACTCCTTTCACTGTTTCAGTTGATTTGATAGGTCATGGTTGCACAACGGGAATTTCGGCCAGTGACAGGGCGAAAACCATCAAGGCATTGATTGATGACAATATCCATCCGGATGAATTGGGTAAGCCCGGACATATTTTCCCACTGAAAGCAAAAAGGGGAGGAGTCCTTCGTAGAGCTGGCCATACGGAGGCCGCTATAGATTTTGCAAGGCAGGCAGGATTGGCACCTGCGGGTGTATTGGTGGAAATCATGAATGAAGACGGAACCATGGCCAGGCTGCCTGATCTGGTGAAAGTAGCGAAAAGATTTAATTTGAAACTCGTTTCCATAAAGGATCTCATTGCCTACAGACTTAAAAATGAATCACTCATCAAAAGGGAGATAGGGGTGGAAATGCCCACAGCCTGGGGTGATTTTGATCTGATAGCCTTTAGACAGACAAATACAGATGACATCCACTTGGCCCTTATAAAAGGTACTTGGGAAAAAGATGAGCCTGTAATGGTACGTGTGCACTCTTCCTGTGTAACAGGGGATATTTTTGGGTCATGCAGATGTGATTGCGGGCCTCAGCTGCATAAGGCCATGGAGATGGTGGAGAAAGAAGGTAAGGGTGTGGTGCTTTACATGAATCAAGAAGGTAGGGGTATAGGCTTGATCAACAAACTCAAAGCTTACAAGCTTCAGGAACAGGGAATGGATACCGTTCAGGCAAATCTGGCGCTTGGCCTTCCAATGGATAAAAGAGACTATGGGGTGGGTGCTCAGATATTAAGGGATTTGGGGATTTCCAAAATCAGATTGATTTCCAACAACCCCACCAAGCGTGTAGGTCTGTTAGGTTATGGTTTGGAAATTGTGGAACAGATACCTATTGAAATCGCCCCAAACCCGCATAATGAAAAGTACTTGACAACAAAGCGGGATAAAATGGGCCACTCCATTTTGAAAAAATAAGCGAATGGCAACTAGTTAGTATGGAAATTCAATTATCTTGAAACCAAATCAACCAAATTTGAAAATAAATCGTTATCATCAGTAGAGAATAACTGTAGAACTTATGATGATCAGGGTATTTGTTTCCATATTGACAATTTTCCTGGGCCTTTCTTCTGCTTTGGCCCAAGGAAATCAATTTCCTTCCCAAGTTTGGCATCAAGGACAGATCATAACGGTGAATGGACAGGTTTACCGTGGCCTTGTAAAGTATGATTTAGAAAACAACCTGGTTCAGCTTCAGGATAATGGGATTACCACTTTTGGAGCTTCGAATGTGTCCCAATTTGAAATTTTTGATGAAGTTTATGGAGGCATTAGGTCTTTTTATACCTTACCTTATTCTCTGGCAGGAGATTATGAGACCCCGGTTTTTTTCGAAATTCTGACAGAAGGTGATGAGATTGTCCTGCTATGTAGGGAACAGATTGTTATTGATAACAGGGGTATGGGTATGTATGGCCCCATGGCCATGAACCCCTTATGGGGTCCACCAATAGGAGGAGTATATAAGTTGGCTTTTAATTACTATTTCATCAAAGACGGAAAGCTTCAGAAGTATTCCCTCAAGAAAAGGGAGCTTTTGGATATTTTGGGTGATAGAGCGGACGAAATAGACCTTTTTATGAGGAAAAACAGACTTTCCCATGACAAAAGAGGAGATCTGCTCCGTATCACTGCCTATTACAATCAGATAAAATAATTTATGGCAAAAAAACCATTGATTTTGGTGTCCAATGATGATGGGATCACCTCAAAGGGAATAAGGGTATTGGTGAACATCATGAAGCAGTTGGGAGAAGTTGTAGTAGTGGCACCGGACAGTCCTCAGTCAGGCATGGGGCATGCCATAACGATAGGAGAGACCCTCCGCCTTTATGAGGAAGATATTTTTGAGGATGTAATGGCATTTAAATCCAGTGGTACTCCAGCGGATTGTGTCAAATTGGCCAAACACTATGTGTTGAAGGATAGAAGGCCGGATTTGGTTGTTTCTGGAATCAATCATGGCAGCAACACCTCCATTTCAGTTCTCTACTCAGGTACTATGTCTGCCGCCATAGAAGGTGCCTTGGAAGGACTCCCATCCATCGGATTTAGCTTATGTGACTATTCTTCAAAGGCCGATTTTAGCCATGTTGAAGAATATGTGTTCAAAATATCGAAACAAGTACTTGAAAATGGCCTGGCAAAAGGAGTGGCATTAAATGTGAATTTCCCTCCTAAAAGAAATGAGCCTATCAAAGGGGTTAAGGTCTGCCGTCAGGCCCATGCCAAATGGCAGGAGGAATTTTCCGAAAGGTATGATCCCAATGGTAGAAAATATTTTTGGATGGCAGGCAATTTTGTGAATTTTGATAAAGGTGAGGACAATGATGAATGGGCCATAGCGAATAATTATGTTTCCATAGTTCCTTGTCAATATGACCTTACCGCCCATCATGCCATCTCTCAAATTAATGAG
This Cecembia calidifontis DNA region includes the following protein-coding sequences:
- a CDS encoding M43 family zinc metalloprotease; translation: MRNFTFPTRIGLLLSLLFLLSFSGTFSQNFFGKNFQHIHDEQCAATHLEKLQEEQLGIYGSKEYFESWMQGKVKEFRTKTPSQFRLQEEVKVIPVVVHVIHTGTPIGVGANIPQSQIESQIRSLNEDFRRTNPDVTLTPLEFQSVAADTQIEFVLAKQDPRGLPTDGINRVLGPKNTYDPNDAGLIGQLALWPPEEYLNIWVVPLVPPFIGYASFPVSNLPGLSFPATARETDGVTVDYRYFGQGGSAVSGSRGRTLTHEVGHFLGLRHIWGDGDCSADDFVDDTPNQDGPNTICRSTPRVTCGSRDMVENYMDYTTDICMNLFTIGQTERMQVVLANSPRRASLVNNRATIEPVLVPNDLGIERLISPQDFICDAVIVPEVQVFNAGSNRITSAILEIKNNGVLLQNLNVTLDLETGDSQIVGFNPITLNSSNNIFEVNILGVNQTTDGNPNNNSASSNPVLQSALTLPYAFRMESFGNEWVVNNPDNGLTWEKVTLSLNGTPQEVIRMQHYEYDANGQLDFLISPQINLSTFPNAQLSFKMAYAPYNIQGFGDFLYVAISTDCGNTFEIVSAPYNKDRVFLQTSEPTLNEFIPTREEQFRREIVNLSQFAEFGSIRLAFITRNGFGNNIYLKDIEIFPQEIFRYDLKMTELLKPTPISNGSHDQESILLVNTGNLAISGFVFRRSTNSAPLQSFLARGQNLLPGDSTLINLPRSSTIDGTNRLSYRLEFPNFDQNPRPEISLDRFFITNNELIRSPWRQNFNNIFSLSPWVSLNPQSNGTAWELSPLQTGISQNVVRLQSGAVNNSYWLGSPIFDLTSSSQAALFFDRAAASISPTTTLKVLASTDGGVTYQQVYSKSGNELVTVPNGQVNPNNPSEYRRDYVNLTAFAGRNRAMVRVAFVLEGSDGDNDPVYLNNVELFLSANPEPVDPGLGNTIIYPNPANGLFNIVFNLPRFETVNIQIISATGALVHDMDYPNTLNQTYTFSAENFSKGLFVVKITSQSITETRKLILY
- a CDS encoding NifU family protein — its product is MNTELIERIEKALNSIRPYLEADGGNVKIVEVTSEMVLKLELTGTCSSCPMSTMTLKAGVEEAIKRDVPEIIKVEAVNVAVV
- a CDS encoding Mrp/NBP35 family ATP-binding protein → MSISKEAVLKALSRVDDPDLKKDLVTLGMIQGLQIEGNKISFKVVLTTPACPLKEVIKNNCIEALEEDLGSDLELDIFMTSNVTTARDNAPLLPKVKNIIAIASGKGGVGKSTTSSNLAVALAKSGAKVGLIDADISGPSIPTMFNVEGEQPAVRQIDGKNVIEPIEQYGVKLMSIGFLTPADAAVVWRGPMASSALKQFIGDVNWGELDYLLIDLPPGTSDIHLTMVQTVPVTGAVIVTTPQKVALADATKGLSMFKQPQINVPVLGVVENMAYFTPEELPNNKYYLFGKEGGQRLAEKFGVPFLGEIPIVQSIRESGDTGYPAVLKSGITQDAFSLLAENVARQVAIRNAAMSKTEVVQVNI
- the dnaG gene encoding DNA primase; protein product: MAISRATTEKVRDRADIEEVVNDYVPLKKKGQNLWACCPFHNEKSPSFSVSPAKQIYKCFGCGKAGDPIQFVMDIEGIGFNEAIRQLAQKYGIEIEEEKNASPEELQAFNERESLYIVLNFAKEFFKKNLDTEEGRSVGLSYFKERGFDRQTIEKFDLGYALDGWDHFLHAAKKAGHSEELLLKAGLILQKEGDASRFYDRFRGRVTFTIHNLSGKAIGFGARILTQDKKQPKYINSPETEVYHKSDILYGIFQAKKSIREKDNCYLVEGYTDVISMHLAGIENVVASSGTSLTENQIKLIKRFTDNITVLYDGDAAGIRASLRGIDMILEGGLNVKAVVFPDGEDPDSYARKVGSTAFQNYLENNAQDFISFKIGLYAEEAAKDPIKQAELIKQVVASIAKIPDPIIRTVYIQQSACLLHMDEEIIQAELNKLFLKEQKDQFFKEQREQKASFVEDLLPTKEEPTSHSHLIELQEREMLRLLVNYGFEMVSDELHVCQYLLQETEDLNFHTPVYEKILGIYKEALSEGILPQPEYFLQHQDSEVKKEVINLITRKYELSSLWESRYQIFTHHEADDLAKTVYDSILHLKKRVIKKMLEEAKVKIKEAEQEKADESIITERLAIFMELKKFQVEIDKQLGIVISF
- a CDS encoding bifunctional 3,4-dihydroxy-2-butanone-4-phosphate synthase/GTP cyclohydrolase II, whose protein sequence is MSNEIKLDPIEDAIEAIKNGEVIIVVDDEDRENEGDFICAAEKVTPEIINFMATHGRGLICAPLIEDRCEKLGLELMVGQNTAAYETPFTVSVDLIGHGCTTGISASDRAKTIKALIDDNIHPDELGKPGHIFPLKAKRGGVLRRAGHTEAAIDFARQAGLAPAGVLVEIMNEDGTMARLPDLVKVAKRFNLKLVSIKDLIAYRLKNESLIKREIGVEMPTAWGDFDLIAFRQTNTDDIHLALIKGTWEKDEPVMVRVHSSCVTGDIFGSCRCDCGPQLHKAMEMVEKEGKGVVLYMNQEGRGIGLINKLKAYKLQEQGMDTVQANLALGLPMDKRDYGVGAQILRDLGISKIRLISNNPTKRVGLLGYGLEIVEQIPIEIAPNPHNEKYLTTKRDKMGHSILKK
- the surE gene encoding 5'/3'-nucleotidase SurE yields the protein MAKKPLILVSNDDGITSKGIRVLVNIMKQLGEVVVVAPDSPQSGMGHAITIGETLRLYEEDIFEDVMAFKSSGTPADCVKLAKHYVLKDRRPDLVVSGINHGSNTSISVLYSGTMSAAIEGALEGLPSIGFSLCDYSSKADFSHVEEYVFKISKQVLENGLAKGVALNVNFPPKRNEPIKGVKVCRQAHAKWQEEFSERYDPNGRKYFWMAGNFVNFDKGEDNDEWAIANNYVSIVPCQYDLTAHHAISQINEDWNWDEL